A genomic segment from Halomicroarcula saliterrae encodes:
- a CDS encoding DUF58 domain-containing protein has protein sequence MTDRRLVALGLLAGLGGFLVVAVPALGAALVPTAAAVVLTIGVGVVAVWLAVRQLADADEPFALPTPESRPGYRAVGGELADLFAEMGLAGRRQVESEELTARERLRATLRELAVDVLGRTDGWDAETARERLADGTWTDDEAAAAFFAEGYAPPVSRLAYLPVGRPDLPFARRGRRVVAALADRVGGPVPDTEAAERPTVPTDSYWPTGEFPRERSTGLTAAVVAGALAISAVGVVFGRPGVVLTAALGIALVGAARAWSPEPTVALDRSLSTATGDEVTVTVTVRNTGERTLPDIRLVDGVPAGLSVVEGSPRVTTALRPGKATTASYTVEAVAGRHTFEPGVVVVSDPIGAAETVATVEAADGPTVLDCGFGRPATGSEPPRRQQTVQPGRRLGDASGAGVEFDTLREYRPGDPPARIDWTHRAKTGELATVEFREPRLSKVAVLVDARPAAYVAAPGGVPAPRHAARAAFTVAGGLLAEGVPVGVGTIPVGGHWTPVGAGPDQRARLREALAGDDAVPWLPPDSSPSVAETVAALTARLDPDVQVLFVSPVADEDSVTLARTLDAAGHSVTVVSPDSTTPESVSGAYGRLRRSQRLSALRGAGIPVTDWDPGEGIVGVSHRVRA, from the coding sequence GTGACCGACCGCCGCCTCGTCGCGCTGGGGCTGCTGGCCGGGCTGGGGGGCTTCCTCGTCGTCGCGGTGCCGGCGCTGGGCGCGGCGCTGGTCCCGACGGCCGCGGCGGTCGTGTTGACCATCGGCGTCGGCGTCGTCGCGGTGTGGCTGGCGGTGCGACAGCTCGCAGACGCCGACGAGCCGTTCGCGCTGCCGACGCCGGAGTCCCGGCCGGGCTACCGCGCTGTCGGCGGGGAGCTGGCCGACCTGTTCGCCGAGATGGGGCTGGCCGGGCGCCGGCAGGTCGAGAGTGAGGAGCTGACGGCCCGCGAGCGGCTCCGGGCGACGCTCCGCGAGCTGGCGGTCGACGTGCTGGGCCGGACCGACGGCTGGGACGCCGAGACGGCCCGCGAGCGGCTGGCCGACGGGACGTGGACCGACGACGAGGCGGCCGCCGCCTTCTTCGCCGAGGGGTACGCGCCGCCGGTCTCCCGGCTGGCGTATCTCCCCGTCGGCCGCCCGGACCTCCCGTTCGCTCGGCGGGGCCGCCGCGTCGTCGCGGCACTGGCCGACCGCGTCGGCGGCCCGGTGCCCGACACCGAGGCGGCCGAGCGCCCGACAGTCCCGACCGACAGCTACTGGCCGACGGGCGAGTTCCCGCGGGAGCGTTCGACCGGGCTGACGGCCGCCGTCGTCGCGGGCGCGCTGGCGATTAGCGCGGTCGGCGTCGTCTTCGGCCGGCCGGGAGTGGTCCTGACCGCGGCGCTGGGCATCGCGCTGGTCGGGGCCGCGCGGGCCTGGTCGCCCGAGCCGACCGTGGCACTCGACCGCTCGCTGTCGACGGCGACGGGCGACGAAGTGACGGTGACCGTCACCGTCAGGAACACCGGCGAGCGGACGCTGCCCGACATCCGCCTCGTCGACGGCGTCCCGGCCGGTCTCAGCGTCGTCGAGGGGAGCCCCCGCGTCACGACGGCGCTGCGGCCCGGGAAGGCGACCACCGCGAGCTACACCGTCGAGGCCGTCGCCGGCCGGCACACGTTCGAGCCGGGGGTCGTCGTCGTGAGCGACCCTATCGGGGCCGCTGAGACCGTGGCGACCGTCGAGGCGGCCGACGGGCCGACGGTACTGGACTGTGGCTTCGGCCGGCCGGCGACCGGCTCCGAGCCACCGCGCCGCCAGCAGACGGTCCAGCCCGGCCGGCGGCTCGGCGACGCCAGCGGCGCCGGCGTCGAGTTCGACACGCTGCGGGAGTACCGCCCGGGCGACCCGCCGGCCCGCATCGACTGGACCCACCGGGCGAAGACGGGCGAGCTCGCCACGGTCGAGTTCCGGGAGCCCCGGCTGTCGAAGGTGGCCGTCCTCGTCGACGCCCGGCCGGCCGCCTACGTCGCCGCGCCGGGCGGGGTGCCCGCGCCCAGACACGCCGCGCGCGCCGCCTTCACCGTCGCCGGCGGGCTGCTCGCCGAGGGCGTCCCGGTCGGCGTGGGGACGATACCGGTCGGCGGCCACTGGACGCCGGTCGGGGCCGGCCCCGACCAGCGGGCGAGGCTGCGCGAGGCCCTCGCCGGCGACGACGCCGTCCCGTGGCTGCCCCCCGACTCGTCCCCGTCCGTCGCCGAGACGGTGGCCGCGCTCACCGCCCGGCTCGACCCCGACGTGCAGGTCCTGTTCGTCTCGCCCGTCGCCGACGAGGACAGCGTCACGCTCGCCCGCACGCTCGACGCCGCGGGCCACAGCGTCACCGTGGTGAGCCCGGACTCCACGACCCCGGAGAGCGTGTCGGGCGCCTACGGCCGGCTCCGGCGGAGCCAGCGCCTGTCGGCCCTTCGGGGGGCCGGGATTCCCGTGACCGACTGGGACCCGGGCGAGGGTATCGTGGGGGTGAGCCACCGTGTCCGCGCCTGA
- a CDS encoding DUF5518 domain-containing protein: protein MAPILPRRRTDPTTRRYALLVGLSSIPFAVHSYVQPGAVTWLPFWPVFGAGLLTGYVAGRRGESGAAAGFDAGEVGSLPGLWTLLDVFVFSGGLLAEPLGVGLLVALLTPVVVLLGGLTGAVGGRVGGWMAELRGQPRQPAANGT from the coding sequence GTGGCCCCGATACTCCCGCGGCGTCGCACCGACCCCACCACGCGGCGATACGCCCTCCTCGTCGGGCTGAGCTCGATACCGTTCGCCGTCCACAGCTATGTACAGCCCGGCGCCGTCACGTGGCTGCCGTTCTGGCCGGTTTTCGGGGCCGGACTGCTGACCGGCTACGTCGCCGGGCGCCGCGGCGAGTCCGGCGCTGCAGCGGGCTTCGACGCCGGGGAAGTCGGGTCGTTACCGGGCCTCTGGACGCTGCTCGACGTGTTCGTGTTCAGCGGCGGCCTCCTCGCGGAGCCGCTCGGCGTCGGCCTGCTCGTCGCTCTTCTCACGCCCGTCGTCGTCTTGCTCGGTGGCCTGACCGGGGCCGTCGGCGGCCGAGTGGGCGGGTGGATGGCCGAACTCCGCGGCCAGCCGCGCCAGCCTGCCGCAAACGGCACGTAG
- a CDS encoding AAA family ATPase, protein MDVPKARTECDEVLQTVSAAVVADQSFLETVLTAVLSRGHVLIEDVPGTGKTLTARSFADALGLSFSRIQFTPDLLPADITGTHIFREDGEEFVFSEGPVFANFVLADEINRAPPKTQAALLEAMAEGQVTVDGDTHDLPEPFVVVATQNPVESEGVFPLPAAQKDRFLVKTAMGYPDAAAEQGLLRARTRRDAPTPSTDTALDPDGVRALQAVPETVTVDDDILGYIVDIVGRTRSDPRVEVGVSPRGSQRLLEAARARAVVEGRGYVRPVDVTTVAPPVLAHRLVRTTDATVDGTATADILDDVLDAVPVPTVAAEDGEATVEG, encoded by the coding sequence ATGGACGTTCCGAAAGCCCGCACTGAATGCGACGAGGTCCTCCAGACCGTCTCCGCCGCCGTCGTCGCCGACCAGTCCTTCCTCGAAACCGTACTGACAGCGGTGCTCTCCCGTGGTCACGTCCTCATCGAGGACGTGCCCGGCACCGGCAAGACGCTGACCGCGCGCAGTTTCGCCGACGCGCTCGGGCTCTCCTTTTCCCGCATCCAGTTCACGCCGGACCTGCTGCCCGCCGACATCACCGGCACGCACATCTTCCGCGAGGACGGCGAGGAGTTCGTCTTCAGCGAGGGACCCGTCTTCGCGAACTTCGTGCTGGCCGACGAGATAAACCGCGCGCCCCCGAAGACACAGGCCGCCCTGCTGGAGGCGATGGCAGAGGGGCAGGTGACCGTCGACGGCGACACCCACGACCTCCCCGAGCCGTTCGTCGTCGTCGCGACCCAGAACCCCGTCGAGAGCGAGGGCGTCTTCCCGCTGCCGGCGGCCCAGAAGGACCGCTTCCTGGTCAAGACCGCGATGGGGTACCCCGACGCCGCGGCCGAGCAGGGCCTGTTGCGGGCCCGCACGCGGCGGGACGCGCCGACGCCGTCGACCGACACCGCGCTCGACCCCGACGGGGTCCGCGCCCTGCAGGCCGTCCCCGAGACCGTCACCGTCGACGACGACATCCTCGGTTACATCGTCGACATCGTCGGGCGGACCCGCAGCGACCCCCGCGTCGAGGTCGGCGTCTCCCCGCGGGGCTCCCAGCGGCTGCTCGAAGCGGCCCGCGCCCGCGCCGTCGTCGAGGGGCGGGGCTACGTCCGGCCGGTCGACGTGACGACGGTGGCCCCGCCGGTGCTCGCCCACCGCCTCGTCCGCACGACGGACGCGACCGTCGACGGCACCGCGACCGCCGACATCCTCGACGACGTGCTCGACGCCGTGCCGGTGCCGACCGTGGCGGCCGAGGACGGCGAAGCGACCGTCGAGGGGTGA
- a CDS encoding geranylgeranyl reductase family protein has translation MHDVVVVGAGPAGSRYARRAARNGLDVLVFEQGEVGEPLACSGHVSTDIWEFTEGARGELFQNEISGARFHTGGPGSDDHPFYKDEVISNVIDRVGLDKHLAELAREAGADLREGHTVVAVEEDRHGVTVEVRGDDGEVQTHRAKLVAGCDGPKSRVRRELSLPEPDELLHGVLGFDDTADHQDFVDVHLTVPKFFAWRIPRGEAGVEYGLAVPPGDDARERFEAFCDGYDADVTRRCSGLIPIGPPKRVTGSRSFLVGDAAAQTKPFTGGGILYGMTAADHAAREIDPDDPATLGDYERAWREDLRDDIRLGHAVRAGYSVPKMVQKAGMKAFEGEIGVHMDRPSTLFSREQLKALLSRS, from the coding sequence ATGCACGATGTCGTCGTCGTCGGCGCCGGCCCCGCGGGCTCGCGGTACGCCCGCCGGGCCGCCCGGAACGGGCTCGACGTGCTCGTCTTCGAGCAGGGCGAGGTCGGGGAGCCACTCGCCTGTTCGGGCCACGTCAGCACGGACATCTGGGAGTTCACGGAAGGCGCTCGCGGGGAGCTGTTCCAGAACGAAATCAGCGGCGCGCGCTTCCACACCGGCGGCCCCGGCAGCGACGACCACCCGTTCTACAAGGACGAGGTCATCTCGAACGTCATCGACCGCGTGGGACTCGACAAGCACCTCGCGGAGCTCGCTCGCGAGGCCGGGGCCGACCTGCGGGAGGGCCACACTGTCGTTGCTGTCGAGGAGGACCGGCACGGCGTCACCGTCGAGGTTCGGGGCGACGACGGCGAGGTCCAAACGCATCGCGCGAAACTGGTCGCGGGCTGTGACGGCCCGAAGAGCCGCGTTCGCCGGGAGCTGTCTCTCCCCGAACCCGACGAATTACTCCACGGCGTGCTCGGCTTCGACGACACCGCCGACCACCAAGACTTCGTGGACGTTCACCTCACCGTCCCGAAGTTCTTCGCCTGGCGCATCCCCCGCGGCGAGGCCGGCGTCGAGTACGGACTGGCCGTGCCGCCGGGCGACGACGCCCGCGAGCGCTTCGAGGCGTTCTGCGATGGGTACGACGCCGACGTGACCCGGCGCTGTTCCGGACTCATCCCCATCGGCCCACCGAAACGCGTCACCGGCTCGCGGTCGTTCCTCGTCGGCGACGCGGCCGCCCAGACCAAGCCGTTCACCGGCGGCGGCATCCTCTACGGGATGACGGCGGCCGACCACGCCGCCCGGGAGATAGACCCCGACGACCCAGCGACGCTGGGCGACTACGAGCGGGCCTGGCGCGAGGACCTCCGGGACGATATCCGGCTGGGCCACGCCGTGCGGGCCGGCTACTCGGTCCCGAAGATGGTCCAGAAAGCCGGCATGAAAGCGTTCGAGGGCGAAATCGGGGTCCACATGGACCGTCCCTCGACGCTGTTCTCCCGCGAGCAGCTGAAGGCGCTGCTGTCGCGGTCCTGA
- a CDS encoding carbohydrate kinase family protein, translating into MSIVSFGDTALRFSTRDGVRFESAREVGLHVDGMSSNAAAVASRLGADAVWLSKLADTPLGRRAVAELHEHGLETEVVWADADSGRHGLKFHESGTPPRESRLIQDRADTAMATVTPGDFPMGRIQNADAVFTTGSMAALSDQAAETAGALLRSTPGLRALDLDFHPGLWSAEDAHDTLTDIFDPVELLFASEDQARAVFDRTGSPRELVHTIASDYDFSHVVLTRNEYGVVGYHDGVLHEQDAFETAATDSAGQHAALVGTVLQQLTAGAATDEALAHGAAAAALVRTMSGPLTPLEADDVEGLVASESNGR; encoded by the coding sequence ATGTCAATCGTTTCCTTCGGTGACACGGCGCTGCGGTTCTCGACACGGGACGGGGTACGCTTCGAGAGCGCCCGCGAGGTCGGGCTGCACGTCGACGGGATGTCGAGCAACGCCGCGGCCGTCGCCAGCCGACTGGGCGCGGACGCCGTCTGGCTCTCCAAGCTCGCCGACACGCCGCTCGGCCGGCGCGCCGTCGCCGAACTCCACGAGCACGGACTGGAGACGGAAGTCGTCTGGGCCGACGCCGACAGCGGTCGGCACGGCCTGAAGTTCCACGAGAGCGGGACCCCGCCTCGCGAGTCCCGACTCATTCAGGACCGGGCCGACACGGCGATGGCGACGGTGACGCCGGGCGACTTCCCGATGGGGCGCATCCAGAACGCCGACGCGGTGTTCACGACGGGCTCCATGGCGGCGCTGTCGGACCAGGCGGCCGAGACGGCCGGCGCCCTCCTCAGGTCTACCCCGGGGCTCCGGGCGCTGGACCTAGACTTCCACCCGGGTCTCTGGAGCGCCGAGGACGCCCACGACACCCTCACGGACATCTTCGACCCGGTCGAGCTCCTGTTTGCCAGCGAGGACCAGGCCAGAGCCGTCTTCGACCGGACGGGGTCGCCCCGGGAACTGGTCCACACCATCGCCAGCGACTACGACTTCTCCCACGTCGTCCTCACCCGAAACGAGTACGGCGTCGTCGGCTACCACGACGGCGTCCTCCACGAACAGGACGCCTTCGAGACGGCCGCGACCGACAGCGCCGGCCAGCACGCCGCCCTCGTCGGCACCGTCCTCCAGCAACTCACCGCCGGCGCCGCGACCGACGAGGCACTGGCACACGGGGCCGCGGCCGCGGCGCTGGTCCGGACGATGTCCGGTCCGCTGACGCCGCTCGAAGCCGACGACGTCGAGGGGCTCGTGGCGTCGGAATCGAACGGCCGATAG
- a CDS encoding PGF-CTERM sorting domain-containing protein: MGSTRLTISLCIVLLLGGVTVVPVAVTAQQDRVTITATIVDQDGRAVGSGVGVTATWDGGSVSETTASSGQVLLDVPEGANVSIQVDDDRYIRNIPYTVEDASTESVEVPVAQSATAEITVRNTDNATVEGARVFLYRGSEIVTNQRTGADGTVATGAIEAGAYQLGIQKAGYYTTRSRVAIAGQASLNRTIEEGEVLLTVSVADDTLEPPADLNASVRIPAVGTLQTGADGQTGTQVAVNTNYDLVVTADGYQEATRTVRVGESDTTVNVSTARVDEINVDAQNQSIIDQPVRMDITDEYGEPVTGATVTSGGEQVGTTDDAGVVRVTPESTGRVTYTIDDGDTTETVTIEVFAPNELQGTATPAASPTPSATASPAAAETTAGDGPGFTPLTVVAAVAALSLVAYRRR; this comes from the coding sequence ATGGGTTCGACACGGCTTACAATCAGCCTCTGTATCGTGCTGCTTTTGGGGGGAGTCACAGTGGTCCCGGTGGCCGTCACCGCCCAGCAGGACCGGGTCACTATCACCGCCACTATCGTCGACCAGGACGGGCGGGCGGTCGGCAGCGGCGTCGGCGTCACGGCCACCTGGGACGGCGGCTCGGTCAGCGAGACGACGGCTTCGAGCGGACAGGTCCTGCTCGACGTGCCCGAGGGAGCGAACGTCTCCATTCAGGTCGACGACGACCGGTACATCCGCAACATCCCGTACACCGTCGAGGACGCGTCCACCGAATCGGTCGAGGTGCCGGTCGCGCAGTCGGCCACCGCGGAGATTACCGTCCGTAACACGGACAACGCGACCGTCGAGGGGGCCCGCGTCTTTCTGTACCGCGGCTCCGAAATCGTGACCAACCAGCGCACCGGCGCCGACGGCACTGTCGCGACGGGGGCCATCGAGGCGGGGGCCTACCAGCTCGGCATCCAGAAGGCGGGGTACTACACAACCCGCTCGCGCGTCGCCATCGCCGGGCAGGCCAGCCTGAACCGCACCATCGAGGAGGGCGAGGTGTTGCTCACCGTCTCGGTCGCGGACGACACGCTCGAACCGCCGGCGGACCTCAACGCCTCCGTCCGAATCCCGGCCGTCGGGACGCTCCAGACCGGTGCGGACGGCCAGACGGGGACCCAAGTAGCAGTCAACACGAACTACGACCTCGTCGTGACCGCGGACGGCTATCAGGAGGCGACCCGGACCGTACGCGTCGGTGAGAGCGACACGACGGTGAACGTCTCTACCGCCCGGGTCGACGAGATAAACGTCGACGCCCAGAACCAGAGTATCATCGACCAGCCCGTCAGGATGGACATCACTGACGAGTACGGTGAGCCGGTCACCGGCGCGACGGTCACCAGCGGCGGCGAGCAGGTCGGTACGACCGACGACGCCGGCGTGGTCAGAGTTACCCCCGAGTCGACCGGGAGGGTGACCTACACCATCGACGACGGTGACACCACGGAGACGGTCACTATCGAAGTGTTCGCGCCGAACGAGCTACAGGGGACTGCGACGCCGGCGGCCTCGCCGACGCCATCGGCCACTGCGTCGCCCGCGGCCGCGGAGACCACCGCGGGGGACGGCCCCGGCTTCACGCCGCTTACTGTCGTCGCGGCGGTCGCCGCGCTCTCGCTGGTCGCGTACCGACGCCGGTAG
- a CDS encoding aminomethyltransferase family protein has product MTVIEGVHTDHGASFREVGGRRVVAEYGRPERTHRAVRNVVGVCEFGYGVLVVTGEDRVDYVDNAVSNRVPDTDGEGVYALLLDPQGRVETDMYVYNAGERLLVFTPPQEAEPLAEDWQSKTFIQDVDIRLATDDFATFGVHGPKATEKIASVLHQAASPEAPLSFNRGELGDAGVSVIRTDNLAGEESYDVVCGADDAERVFDTLVNRGLNAVPFGYRTWETLTLEAGSPLFDTEIEGALPNDLGLRNALDFEKGCYVGQEVVSRVENQGYPRSRLVGLALDGLPDSGAAVSVGDEHVGEVTRAVDSPTREAPIAMASVDWDVPDGDLTVSVDGEALPAERRELPFVDGSAASARLPSYE; this is encoded by the coding sequence ATGACTGTTATCGAGGGCGTGCACACCGACCACGGCGCCAGCTTCCGCGAGGTCGGTGGCCGCCGTGTCGTCGCTGAGTACGGCCGGCCGGAACGGACCCACCGGGCGGTCCGTAACGTCGTCGGCGTCTGTGAGTTCGGCTACGGCGTCCTCGTCGTCACCGGCGAGGACCGCGTCGACTACGTGGACAACGCCGTCTCGAACCGCGTCCCCGACACCGACGGAGAGGGGGTGTACGCGCTGTTGCTGGACCCGCAGGGCCGCGTCGAGACCGACATGTACGTCTACAACGCCGGCGAGCGACTGCTCGTTTTCACCCCGCCACAGGAGGCCGAGCCCCTCGCCGAGGACTGGCAGAGCAAGACGTTCATCCAGGACGTCGACATCCGGCTGGCGACCGACGACTTCGCCACGTTCGGCGTCCACGGCCCGAAGGCGACGGAGAAGATAGCGAGCGTCCTGCATCAGGCCGCGTCGCCGGAAGCGCCGCTCTCCTTTAACCGCGGCGAGCTGGGCGACGCCGGCGTCTCGGTCATCCGGACCGACAACCTCGCCGGCGAGGAGAGCTACGACGTGGTCTGTGGCGCCGACGACGCCGAACGGGTCTTCGACACGCTCGTCAACCGTGGGCTCAACGCGGTTCCCTTCGGCTACCGTACCTGGGAGACGCTCACGCTCGAGGCCGGCTCGCCGCTGTTCGACACGGAAATCGAGGGCGCGCTCCCGAACGACCTCGGCCTGCGCAACGCCCTGGACTTCGAGAAGGGGTGTTACGTCGGGCAGGAGGTCGTCTCGCGCGTCGAGAACCAGGGCTACCCGCGGTCGCGGCTCGTTGGGCTCGCGCTCGACGGGCTCCCCGACTCGGGGGCGGCCGTGTCGGTCGGTGACGAGCACGTCGGCGAGGTGACCCGCGCCGTCGACAGCCCGACCCGCGAGGCCCCTATCGCCATGGCCAGCGTCGACTGGGACGTGCCCGACGGGGACCTCACGGTCAGCGTCGACGGCGAGGCACTCCCGGCCGAGCGGCGCGAGCTTCCGTTCGTCGACGGGTCGGCCGCCTCGGCGCGGCTGCCCAGCTACGAGTAG
- a CDS encoding WD40/YVTN/BNR-like repeat-containing protein, whose amino-acid sequence MPPYYAALSDRLLVGDGEWTDRLVGETLECVAADERVPDRAFVGTVDAGLQRTTDGGESWQRALSAGDRATSVAVSPHDPDTIWAGTEPSAVYRSTDGGDSWTEREGLTDLDSTSRWSFPPRPHTHHVRWLAVAPDDPDRLYVAIEAGAFVRSPDGGDTWLDHPDGGRYDNHTLATHPDAPDRVYAAAGDGYALSTDRGETWTHPQAGLDHRYLWSVAVHPDDPDTVVASAARGARSAHSTTGESYVYRTTGGTWEPAMDGLPGPDGLARAVLSTDERGVLALTNRGLFRSPRGAEWDRIGAWDGSYDQVPHGLAVV is encoded by the coding sequence ATGCCACCGTACTACGCCGCGCTCTCGGACCGGCTGCTGGTCGGCGACGGCGAGTGGACCGACCGACTCGTCGGGGAAACGCTCGAATGCGTCGCGGCCGACGAGCGAGTGCCGGACCGCGCCTTCGTCGGCACCGTCGACGCGGGGCTCCAGCGGACGACCGACGGCGGCGAGAGCTGGCAGCGGGCCCTCAGCGCGGGTGACAGAGCGACCAGCGTCGCCGTCAGTCCCCACGACCCCGATACTATCTGGGCCGGCACCGAACCCAGCGCCGTCTATCGCTCGACCGACGGCGGCGACAGCTGGACCGAGCGCGAGGGACTCACCGACCTCGACTCCACCTCGCGCTGGTCGTTCCCGCCGCGACCGCATACGCATCACGTCCGCTGGCTCGCGGTCGCACCCGACGACCCCGACCGGCTGTACGTCGCCATCGAGGCCGGCGCGTTCGTCCGGAGCCCCGACGGCGGCGACACGTGGCTCGACCACCCGGACGGCGGCCGGTACGACAACCACACGCTCGCCACGCATCCCGACGCCCCGGACCGCGTCTACGCCGCCGCGGGCGACGGCTACGCGCTCTCGACCGACCGCGGCGAGACGTGGACACACCCGCAAGCGGGGCTCGACCACCGGTACCTCTGGAGCGTGGCGGTCCACCCCGACGACCCCGACACCGTCGTCGCGTCGGCGGCCCGTGGCGCGCGGTCGGCCCACTCGACGACCGGCGAGAGCTACGTCTACCGCACGACCGGCGGGACGTGGGAGCCGGCGATGGACGGCCTGCCCGGCCCGGACGGGTTGGCGCGTGCGGTGCTTTCGACCGACGAGCGCGGCGTCCTCGCGCTGACGAACCGCGGCCTCTTTCGCTCGCCGCGGGGGGCGGAGTGGGACCGCATCGGCGCGTGGGACGGGAGTTACGACCAGGTCCCGCACGGGCTGGCGGTGGTGTAG
- a CDS encoding DUF7519 family protein — protein MSAPESPTGGLPRFSVGASAVAVLVVAALVAPAPAPLGVALLGGGLLAAGLVRRRDAPLAVGAGALFSAVVLAGIDGKSTGWLLLAAVPAVLAWTSARDAVRLGRQVGRAASTLRVELVRTVSTLTALVAGGGAGYLLERTLTGGESPLALALLLVAVVAFTLALR, from the coding sequence GTGTCCGCGCCTGAGTCACCGACCGGCGGACTCCCGCGGTTCAGCGTCGGCGCCAGCGCGGTCGCCGTGCTGGTCGTCGCGGCGCTGGTCGCGCCGGCGCCAGCGCCGCTGGGAGTCGCCCTGCTGGGCGGAGGCCTCCTCGCGGCGGGGCTGGTCCGACGGCGGGACGCCCCGCTGGCAGTCGGCGCGGGGGCCCTCTTCAGCGCCGTCGTGCTGGCGGGCATCGACGGCAAGTCGACGGGGTGGTTGCTGCTCGCGGCGGTGCCCGCGGTGCTCGCGTGGACGAGCGCGCGCGACGCCGTCCGGCTGGGACGACAGGTCGGACGGGCGGCGTCGACGCTACGGGTCGAACTCGTCCGGACCGTCTCGACGCTGACTGCGCTGGTCGCCGGCGGCGGCGCCGGCTACCTCCTCGAACGGACGCTGACCGGCGGCGAGTCGCCGCTCGCGCTCGCCCTGCTGCTGGTCGCCGTCGTCGCCTTCACGCTCGCGCTGCGCTAG
- a CDS encoding DUF4129 domain-containing protein, with amino-acid sequence MSVRRLAPLALAALAVVALATVATSLDSVSTEPTIDTEDPTLTVKNDSSGGGGSGTGTPEREQRDQPTRTEIAAENDSDGADVPLWQVVVGLGLFLVGSAVALYGLTRGEDGEGTGDGRPDPEPTAPSADSVVLGSAVPASNDVYRAWAALCGAVPLDPDGQTPADVAEAAVAAGHPPEAVAALTDAFCAVRYGDAAPTSEREARARTLASELSLDVEGEP; translated from the coding sequence GTGAGCGTGCGGCGACTCGCGCCGCTGGCGCTCGCCGCGCTGGCCGTCGTCGCGCTGGCGACCGTCGCCACCTCGCTGGACAGCGTCTCGACGGAGCCGACCATCGACACCGAGGACCCGACGCTGACGGTGAAAAACGACTCAAGCGGTGGCGGCGGTTCGGGAACCGGAACGCCGGAGCGGGAGCAGCGCGACCAGCCCACGAGAACCGAAATCGCTGCCGAGAACGACAGTGACGGGGCCGACGTCCCGCTGTGGCAGGTCGTCGTCGGCCTCGGGCTGTTTCTGGTCGGGAGCGCCGTCGCGCTCTACGGGCTGACCCGCGGGGAAGACGGGGAGGGCACCGGCGACGGGCGGCCCGACCCCGAACCGACCGCGCCGTCGGCCGACAGCGTCGTCCTCGGGTCGGCCGTCCCCGCGTCGAACGACGTCTACCGGGCCTGGGCGGCGCTCTGTGGTGCGGTCCCGCTCGACCCGGACGGGCAGACGCCCGCGGACGTGGCCGAGGCGGCGGTGGCGGCCGGCCACCCGCCCGAAGCGGTGGCGGCGCTGACCGACGCCTTCTGTGCGGTACGCTACGGCGACGCCGCACCGACGAGCGAGCGGGAGGCCCGCGCCCGCACACTGGCGAGCGAGCTGTCCCTCGACGTGGAGGGCGAGCCGTGA
- a CDS encoding DUF5518 domain-containing protein, giving the protein MSLHSSLQQLSERWRYALLGGVLAVPFTTLSYAETGRELALGAVFWAALLVGYLAKRRGLSSTPVGARAGLVGSVPALWMVGDLAVVVLGLGGPAWFRAVQLAVVALLLPLIVGLGVVVGALGARLGGWLAMRSGHPRPAAGY; this is encoded by the coding sequence GTGTCCCTCCATAGTTCCCTCCAGCAACTGTCCGAGCGGTGGCGCTACGCCCTCCTCGGCGGTGTGCTCGCGGTTCCGTTCACGACGCTCAGCTACGCAGAGACCGGCAGAGAACTCGCACTCGGCGCGGTGTTCTGGGCCGCCTTACTCGTCGGCTACCTCGCCAAGCGCCGCGGGCTGTCGAGCACGCCGGTCGGCGCCCGCGCCGGGTTAGTCGGCTCGGTACCGGCGCTGTGGATGGTCGGCGACCTCGCGGTGGTCGTCCTCGGACTCGGTGGCCCCGCGTGGTTTCGCGCCGTCCAGCTGGCCGTCGTCGCCCTGTTGCTCCCCCTCATCGTCGGTCTGGGCGTGGTCGTCGGCGCGCTGGGCGCGCGGCTGGGCGGCTGGCTGGCTATGCGCAGTGGCCACCCCCGACCGGCCGCCGGATACTGA